A window of Streptomyces marispadix contains these coding sequences:
- a CDS encoding FAD-binding oxidoreductase: MTDTRHAPRRKSATARSWWGWGRTDQALPDGECAALASLIPGLPAEPLPVPDLGGIDLAPPRIAPPGSLAPLFSHDPEERAAHTYGKAYRDVVRALHGDLAAAPDLVAFPRTETELVDLLDWAATANVAAIPFGGGSSVVGGVEYRGGGHAAVLSLDLSAMDRVLEVDTASRAARIQAGVLGPDLEEQLRAHGGGLTLRHFPQSFEFSTLGGWLATRAGGHYATLHTHIDDFVESMRVVTPAGTSESWRLPGSGAGPSPDRLFLGSEGTLGVITEAWMRLQDRPVHKASAAVRFTDFAAAAEAVRAVSQSGLHPANCRLLDPGEAALSGAAHHGESVLVLGVESAHRPVDGQLAELLALAADLGGSVPAPSGPDAPDTPATGQSGDGSAAAGSGDAVGAWRSAFLRMPYVRDGLARMSAITETFETACTWDRFPALYEEVRTGIGAAVEEITGSAGLVNCRLTHVYPDGPAPYFTVIAAGRRGREAAMWDEIKTAAMEILARHGATVTHHHAVGRDHRPGYDRQRPEPFALALRAAKSALDPRGILNPGVLVDPLPGPTG, translated from the coding sequence ATGACGGACACCCGGCACGCCCCGCGCCGCAAGAGCGCCACCGCCAGGTCCTGGTGGGGCTGGGGCCGTACGGACCAGGCGCTCCCGGACGGCGAGTGCGCCGCCCTCGCCTCGCTGATCCCCGGCCTCCCGGCCGAGCCGCTGCCCGTCCCGGATCTCGGCGGCATCGATCTCGCGCCGCCCCGGATCGCACCGCCCGGCTCACTCGCCCCGCTGTTCTCCCACGACCCGGAGGAACGCGCCGCCCACACCTACGGCAAGGCCTACCGGGACGTCGTACGCGCCCTGCACGGCGATCTGGCCGCCGCCCCCGACCTCGTGGCCTTCCCCCGCACCGAGACGGAGCTGGTGGACCTGCTCGACTGGGCGGCCACGGCGAACGTCGCCGCGATCCCCTTCGGGGGCGGCAGCTCGGTCGTCGGCGGCGTCGAGTACCGCGGCGGCGGCCACGCCGCCGTCCTCTCCCTCGACCTCTCCGCGATGGACCGGGTGCTGGAGGTCGACACCGCGAGCAGGGCCGCCCGTATCCAGGCCGGTGTCCTGGGGCCCGACCTGGAGGAGCAACTACGTGCCCACGGCGGAGGGCTGACGCTGCGGCACTTCCCGCAGAGCTTCGAGTTCTCCACGCTCGGCGGCTGGCTGGCCACCCGCGCGGGCGGCCACTACGCGACGCTGCACACGCACATCGACGACTTCGTGGAGTCGATGCGCGTCGTCACCCCCGCCGGGACGTCGGAGTCCTGGCGGCTGCCCGGCTCGGGCGCCGGCCCGTCCCCGGACCGGCTCTTCCTCGGCTCCGAGGGGACGCTGGGAGTGATCACCGAGGCGTGGATGCGGCTTCAGGACCGTCCGGTGCACAAGGCGTCGGCCGCCGTCCGCTTCACGGACTTCGCGGCGGCTGCCGAGGCCGTACGGGCGGTCTCCCAGTCCGGGCTGCACCCGGCCAACTGCCGCCTGCTGGACCCGGGCGAGGCCGCACTCTCCGGCGCCGCGCACCACGGGGAGAGCGTGCTGGTGCTGGGCGTGGAGTCGGCGCACCGCCCGGTGGACGGGCAGCTCGCCGAACTGCTCGCGCTGGCCGCCGACTTGGGCGGCAGCGTCCCCGCGCCGAGCGGGCCGGATGCGCCGGATACACCGGCGACGGGCCAGAGCGGTGACGGCAGCGCGGCGGCTGGAAGCGGCGACGCCGTGGGCGCCTGGCGCTCCGCCTTCCTGCGCATGCCCTATGTGCGGGACGGGCTGGCGCGGATGAGCGCGATCACCGAGACGTTCGAGACGGCCTGCACCTGGGACCGCTTCCCGGCCCTCTACGAGGAGGTACGGACCGGCATCGGCGCCGCCGTCGAGGAGATCACCGGCAGCGCGGGGCTCGTCAACTGCCGCCTGACGCACGTCTATCCGGACGGCCCGGCCCCGTACTTCACGGTGATCGCCGCCGGGCGACGAGGCCGGGAGGCGGCCATGTGGGACGAGATCAAGACCGCCGCGATGGAGATCCTCGCCCGGCACGGCGCCACGGTCACCCACCATCACGCCGTCGGCAGGGACCACCGGCCCGGCTACGACCGGCAGCGTCCGGAGCCCTTCGCGCTCGCACTGCGGGCGGCAAAGTCGGCGCTCGACCCGCGTGGCATCCTCAATCCGGGCGTACTCGTCGATCCGCTGCCGGGGCCCACGGGCTGA
- a CDS encoding TetR/AcrR family transcriptional regulator, which yields MPVKRDTYTPDSLLKVAVEVFIERGYDGTSMEHLSQAAGISKSSIYHHVRGKEELLRRAISRALSGLFGVLDEPRAREGRAIDRLEHVTRRTVEVLMAELPYVTLLLRVRGNTDTERWAMARRREFDQRVSELLKQAVADGDLRADVDVRLATRLLFGMINSIVEWYRPSRAGRGGAATSDEVAEAVVRTAFAGLRN from the coding sequence ATGCCGGTCAAGCGCGACACCTACACGCCAGATTCGCTGCTGAAAGTGGCCGTGGAGGTGTTCATCGAGCGCGGTTACGACGGCACGTCGATGGAGCATCTGTCTCAGGCCGCCGGCATCTCCAAGTCGTCGATCTACCACCACGTAAGGGGCAAGGAGGAGCTGCTGCGCCGGGCCATAAGCCGCGCGCTCAGCGGGCTCTTCGGCGTCCTCGACGAGCCCCGTGCCCGCGAGGGCCGAGCGATCGACCGGCTGGAGCACGTCACCCGGCGCACGGTCGAGGTGCTGATGGCTGAGCTGCCGTATGTGACGCTGCTGCTGCGTGTGCGGGGCAACACCGACACCGAGCGGTGGGCGATGGCCCGTCGCCGCGAGTTCGACCAGCGGGTCTCGGAGCTGCTGAAGCAGGCCGTGGCGGACGGCGATCTGCGGGCCGACGTCGACGTGCGGCTGGCGACCAGGCTGCTCTTCGGCATGATCAACTCCATCGTGGAGTGGTACCGGCCCTCGCGTGCGGGGCGCGGCGGCGCCGCCACCAGCGACGAGGTCGCGGAGGCCGTCGTACGCACCGCGTTCGCGGGCCTGCGCAACTGA
- a CDS encoding protein kinase domain-containing protein, translating into MSDDGGQASAEYAGRTVGGGRFQLQSLLGAGMASVYLAYDSVLDRKVAVKTLHTELGREQSFRERFRREAQAVAKLTHTNIVSVFDSGEDEIDGSMVPYIVMEYVEGKPLRSVLDEDIAQFGAMPAEKALKITGDVLAALEVSHEMGLVHRDIKPGNVMITKRGVVKVMDFGIARAMQSGVTSMTQTGMVVGTPQYLSPEQALGRGVDARSDLYSVGIMLFELLTGRLPFDADSPLAIAYAHVQEEAPTPSAINQSLTPAVDALVARTLRKNPNERFPSAETMLGECTRVAGQAAAAGASPSIVPGGAPAQSGAGVGQAVFPQVGEGGPPPGQQQYQPQYGFGPSTPPPPATGPMGQYPPGAPSPYGAQPGQGQHTPPPYTLSPQPSGGGGGRKSNTPVIVGSAVAVLVAITAVIIAFVLTNPGDKKADDKPSATAVPETEAPAPETSEEEGEDEGVSGFKPEDKSKTIETTRCTDASDSYSDAGKKIVPDFTYKNLDSVKKCIKAAGWKLGEISHEDENIWGKNMVLEQSPDGIEYLDPEKDKIDLTVSTGKPAD; encoded by the coding sequence ATGAGTGACGACGGCGGACAGGCATCCGCGGAGTACGCGGGCCGCACGGTCGGAGGCGGCCGTTTCCAGTTGCAGAGCCTGCTCGGCGCCGGCATGGCCTCGGTCTATCTCGCTTACGACTCCGTTCTCGACCGCAAGGTCGCGGTCAAGACCCTCCACACCGAGCTGGGACGCGAGCAGTCCTTCCGTGAGCGCTTCCGCCGCGAGGCACAGGCTGTCGCGAAGCTCACACACACCAACATCGTCTCGGTCTTCGACTCCGGCGAGGACGAGATAGACGGCTCGATGGTGCCGTACATCGTCATGGAGTACGTCGAGGGCAAGCCGCTGCGCTCCGTACTGGACGAGGACATCGCGCAGTTCGGCGCGATGCCCGCCGAGAAGGCGCTGAAGATCACCGGCGATGTGCTGGCGGCTCTCGAGGTCAGCCATGAGATGGGGCTGGTGCACCGGGACATCAAACCCGGCAACGTGATGATCACCAAGCGTGGTGTCGTCAAGGTCATGGACTTCGGCATCGCACGTGCCATGCAGTCCGGGGTCACGTCGATGACGCAGACCGGCATGGTCGTGGGCACCCCCCAGTACCTCTCGCCCGAGCAGGCGCTGGGGCGCGGCGTCGACGCCCGTTCCGACCTCTACTCGGTCGGCATCATGCTCTTCGAACTCCTCACCGGGCGGCTGCCGTTCGACGCCGACTCCCCGCTGGCCATCGCATACGCACATGTCCAGGAGGAGGCGCCCACGCCGTCGGCGATCAACCAGTCGCTGACGCCCGCCGTCGACGCGCTGGTGGCGCGGACGCTGCGGAAGAACCCCAACGAGCGCTTCCCCTCCGCGGAGACGATGCTCGGCGAGTGCACGCGGGTCGCGGGGCAGGCTGCGGCCGCCGGTGCCTCCCCGTCCATCGTCCCGGGCGGGGCGCCCGCGCAGAGCGGCGCCGGCGTCGGGCAGGCGGTCTTCCCGCAGGTCGGGGAGGGCGGGCCGCCGCCGGGGCAGCAGCAGTACCAGCCGCAGTACGGCTTCGGGCCGTCGACGCCTCCGCCGCCCGCCACCGGGCCGATGGGCCAGTACCCGCCGGGAGCGCCGTCGCCTTACGGGGCGCAGCCGGGCCAGGGCCAGCACACCCCGCCGCCGTACACGCTGTCGCCGCAGCCCTCCGGCGGAGGCGGCGGCCGTAAGAGCAACACCCCAGTGATCGTGGGCTCGGCGGTCGCCGTGCTAGTGGCGATCACGGCGGTGATCATCGCGTTCGTGCTGACGAACCCCGGAGACAAGAAGGCGGACGACAAGCCCTCTGCCACGGCGGTGCCGGAGACCGAGGCGCCCGCGCCCGAGACCAGCGAGGAAGAGGGCGAGGACGAGGGCGTAAGCGGCTTCAAGCCCGAGGACAAGTCCAAGACGATCGAGACCACGCGCTGCACCGACGCGTCCGACAGCTACTCGGACGCGGGCAAGAAGATCGTGCCGGACTTCACCTACAAGAACCTTGACTCGGTGAAGAAGTGCATCAAGGCCGCGGGCTGGAAGCTCGGGGAGATCTCACACGAGGACGAGAACATCTGGGGCAAGAACATGGTTCTTGAGCAGTCCCCCGATGGCATCGAGTATCTGGACCCGGAGAAGGACAAGATCGACCTGACCGTCTCCACCGGTAAGCCCGCCGACTGA
- a CDS encoding protein kinase domain-containing protein, with the protein MAQTQAGGGPSDPDAMGGSMAESPELWGNNGLVGDGRYRLTHRLGRGGMAEVFAAEDLRLGRTVAVKLLRSDLAEDPVSKARFTREAQSVAGLNHHAVVAVYDSGEETIGGNVTPYIVMELVEGRTIRDLLMNAEAPPPDQALIIVSGVLEALAYSHQHGIVHRDIKPANVIITNTGAVKVMDFGIARALHGASNTMTQTGMVMGTPQYLSPEQALGKTVDIRSDLYATGCLLYELLTLRPPFTGETPLSVVYQHVQDEAAPPSESSETVPPELDGLVMRALAKDPDDRFQSAEEMRGLAQYALRMLHEQGSHTGGAWNTGPVAHAGASTPAMGVPGLDARQHPAHGETSQLAPPMLMGAPDRDDGGFEGGPHRNGRGGGGLKYAFIAFVAVIAVAAGIYFAATYDGSEGDNDTKPDSSTSEPKDKKTKEKPTPTPTETEQEPGTTTGDTGEETPSETPSQTTPSETESSPSDEPTGSPSETETGGGQGGNTGGNTGGPTNTPTQSPSGDIGGAETGGEGGPGGPEE; encoded by the coding sequence ATGGCACAGACGCAGGCCGGCGGGGGTCCCTCCGACCCCGACGCCATGGGCGGCTCCATGGCCGAATCGCCGGAGCTGTGGGGCAACAACGGCCTCGTCGGCGACGGCCGTTACCGCCTCACGCACCGCCTCGGCCGTGGCGGCATGGCGGAGGTCTTCGCCGCCGAGGATCTGCGTCTGGGCCGTACGGTCGCGGTGAAGCTGCTGCGTTCCGACCTCGCCGAGGACCCGGTCTCCAAGGCCCGCTTCACGCGCGAGGCACAGTCCGTCGCGGGCCTCAACCACCACGCGGTCGTCGCGGTCTACGACTCCGGCGAGGAGACGATCGGCGGCAACGTCACTCCGTACATCGTGATGGAGCTGGTCGAGGGCCGTACGATCCGCGACCTGCTGATGAACGCCGAGGCGCCGCCGCCCGACCAGGCGCTGATCATCGTCTCCGGCGTCCTGGAGGCCCTGGCCTACAGCCATCAGCACGGCATCGTGCACCGCGACATCAAGCCCGCGAACGTCATCATCACCAACACCGGCGCGGTGAAGGTGATGGACTTCGGCATCGCCCGCGCCCTGCACGGCGCCTCCAACACCATGACGCAGACCGGCATGGTGATGGGCACACCGCAGTACCTCTCCCCGGAGCAGGCGCTCGGCAAGACCGTCGACATCCGCTCCGACCTCTACGCCACGGGCTGCCTCCTCTACGAACTGCTCACGCTCAGACCGCCGTTCACGGGTGAGACCCCGCTGTCGGTCGTCTATCAGCATGTGCAGGACGAGGCCGCGCCCCCTTCGGAGTCCTCCGAGACCGTGCCGCCCGAGCTCGACGGCCTGGTGATGCGGGCGCTCGCGAAGGACCCGGACGACCGCTTCCAGAGCGCGGAGGAGATGCGCGGCCTCGCGCAGTACGCGCTGCGGATGCTGCACGAGCAGGGCAGCCACACCGGCGGCGCATGGAACACCGGCCCTGTGGCTCACGCGGGCGCCTCCACCCCGGCGATGGGCGTCCCCGGCCTCGACGCCCGCCAGCACCCGGCGCACGGAGAGACCTCGCAGCTCGCACCGCCGATGCTGATGGGCGCACCCGACCGCGACGACGGCGGCTTCGAGGGCGGACCGCACCGTAACGGCCGTGGCGGCGGCGGGCTGAAGTACGCCTTCATCGCGTTCGTCGCCGTGATCGCGGTGGCCGCCGGGATCTACTTCGCGGCGACGTACGACGGCAGCGAAGGCGACAACGACACCAAGCCGGACTCCTCCACGTCGGAGCCGAAGGACAAGAAGACCAAGGAGAAGCCGACCCCGACGCCGACGGAGACCGAGCAGGAGCCCGGTACGACCACGGGCGACACCGGCGAGGAGACGCCGAGCGAGACGCCGTCGCAGACGACGCCCAGCGAGACCGAGAGTTCGCCGTCGGACGAGCCGACGGGCTCGCCGAGCGAGACGGAGACCGGCGGCGGCCAGGGCGGCAACACCGGCGGCAACACCGGCGGGCCGACGAACACGCCCACCCAGTCGCCGTCCGGCGACATCGGCGGCGCGGAGACCGGCGGCGAGGGTGGTCCCGGAGGGCCCGAGGAGTGA
- a CDS encoding response regulator, translating into MEESTQITVFLLDDHEVIRRGVHEMLSAEPDIEVIGETDNAADALDLIPDAAPDVAVLDVRLPDGSGIEVCRELRSRAPEIACLILTSFSDEEALVHAVLAGASGYVLKGIRGKELQSAVRDAAAGKALLGPDAARRVVERLRRGGVREGGGSGDDKLASLTAQERIILDLIGAGMTNRAIGEELNLAEKTIKNYVSQLLSKLGMERRTQAAAYVARMRAGQEGTDEPQGL; encoded by the coding sequence ATGGAAGAAAGCACCCAAATCACTGTCTTCCTGCTCGATGATCACGAGGTGATCCGCCGGGGGGTGCACGAGATGCTGTCGGCGGAACCCGACATCGAGGTGATCGGCGAGACGGACAACGCCGCGGACGCGCTCGACCTCATTCCCGACGCGGCTCCCGACGTCGCCGTACTGGACGTGCGCCTGCCGGACGGCAGCGGCATCGAGGTCTGCCGGGAGCTGCGCTCACGCGCCCCCGAGATCGCCTGCCTGATCCTCACCTCCTTCTCGGACGAGGAGGCGCTCGTGCACGCCGTACTGGCAGGCGCGTCCGGCTACGTGCTGAAGGGCATCCGGGGCAAGGAACTCCAGTCGGCCGTGCGGGACGCCGCAGCGGGGAAGGCGCTGCTCGGCCCGGACGCCGCCCGGCGGGTGGTGGAGCGGCTGCGCCGCGGGGGCGTACGGGAGGGCGGCGGCAGCGGCGACGACAAGCTGGCGTCGCTCACCGCGCAGGAGCGGATCATCCTCGATCTGATCGGAGCGGGCATGACCAACCGCGCCATCGGCGAGGAGCTGAACCTGGCCGAGAAGACGATCAAGAACTATGTGTCGCAGCTTCTGTCGAAGCTCGGCATGGAGCGCAGGACGCAGGCGGCGGCGTATGTGGCCCGGATGAGGGCGGGGCAGGAAGGTACGGACGAGCCGCAGGGGCTGTGA
- the pdhA gene encoding pyruvate dehydrogenase (acetyl-transferring) E1 component subunit alpha: MTVESTARSTSRRSGTGGKRATKKSAPSQGGTGSATSTSSTSTTSSTGSTGSTGSTGSTGTANGRSAKSPKSTERSKPAKAAKSAKTSKTATSAKKPAKSAKTAKSAAKASRSAKPQPGRKRKTGATAAASHANGTAGTELVQLLTPEGERVEHPDYAIDLTAEELRGLYRDMVLTRRFDSEATSLQRQGELGLWASLLGQEAAQIGSGRALRDDDYVFPTYREHGVAWCRGVDPTKLLGMFRGVNNGGWDPTTNNFHLYTIVIGSQALHATGYAMGVNLDGADSAVVAYFGDGASSQGDVAEAFTFSAVYNAPVVFFCQNNQWAISEPAERQSRVPIYQRAAGFGFPGVRVDGNDVLACLAVTRAAVERARNGEGPMLVEAFTYRMGAHTTSDDPTRYRRDEERAEWEAKDPIARLRTYLEKDGLADEAFFASIDEESEAMGKHVREAIRTMPDPDTMAIFENVYADGHALVDEERAQFAEYLASFADSPDPVTADSAGEGR; encoded by the coding sequence GTGACCGTGGAGAGCACTGCGCGCAGCACGTCGCGCCGCAGCGGCACCGGAGGCAAGCGCGCCACCAAGAAGTCGGCGCCGTCGCAGGGCGGCACCGGCAGCGCGACCAGCACGAGCAGCACAAGCACTACGAGCAGTACGGGCAGTACGGGCAGTACGGGCAGTACGGGCAGTACGGGCACTGCGAACGGCAGGTCGGCCAAGTCGCCCAAGAGCACGGAGCGTTCGAAGCCCGCGAAGGCCGCGAAGAGCGCGAAGACGTCCAAGACGGCCACGAGCGCGAAGAAGCCGGCCAAGTCCGCGAAGACTGCCAAGTCGGCCGCCAAGGCGTCCCGTTCCGCGAAACCGCAGCCCGGTCGGAAGCGGAAGACGGGCGCCACCGCAGCGGCATCGCACGCGAACGGCACCGCCGGCACCGAACTCGTACAGCTTCTGACGCCTGAGGGCGAGCGCGTCGAACACCCCGACTACGCCATAGATCTGACGGCGGAGGAACTGCGCGGCCTGTACCGCGACATGGTCCTCACCCGCCGCTTCGACAGCGAGGCGACGTCCCTCCAGCGCCAGGGCGAACTCGGCCTGTGGGCCTCCCTGTTGGGCCAGGAGGCGGCGCAGATCGGCTCCGGGCGCGCGCTGCGCGACGACGACTACGTCTTCCCCACCTACCGCGAGCACGGCGTCGCCTGGTGCCGCGGCGTGGACCCGACGAAGCTGCTGGGCATGTTCCGCGGCGTGAACAACGGCGGCTGGGACCCGACGACCAACAACTTCCACCTGTACACGATCGTCATCGGCTCCCAGGCCCTGCACGCCACCGGCTATGCGATGGGCGTCAACCTCGACGGCGCCGACTCGGCCGTCGTCGCCTACTTCGGCGACGGGGCCTCCTCGCAGGGCGACGTGGCGGAGGCGTTCACCTTCTCCGCGGTCTACAACGCCCCGGTCGTCTTCTTCTGCCAGAACAACCAGTGGGCCATCTCCGAGCCCGCCGAACGCCAGTCCCGCGTGCCCATCTACCAGCGCGCGGCGGGCTTCGGCTTCCCCGGCGTACGCGTCGACGGCAACGACGTACTGGCCTGTCTCGCTGTCACCCGCGCCGCAGTCGAGCGTGCGCGCAACGGCGAAGGGCCCATGCTGGTCGAGGCGTTCACCTACCGCATGGGCGCGCACACCACCTCCGACGACCCGACCCGCTACCGCCGCGACGAGGAGCGCGCGGAGTGGGAGGCGAAGGACCCCATCGCCCGGCTGCGGACGTATCTGGAGAAGGACGGGCTCGCCGACGAGGCGTTCTTCGCCTCCATCGACGAGGAGAGCGAGGCCATGGGCAAGCATGTGCGGGAGGCCATCCGCACCATGCCCGACCCGGACACCATGGCGATCTTCGAGAACGTCTACGCGGACGGCCACGCGCTCGTGGACGAGGAACGCGCCCAGTTCGCCGAGTACCTCGCGTCGTTCGCCGACTCACCAGATCCAGTCACAGCCGACTCCGCAGGGGAGGGCCGCTGA
- a CDS encoding alpha-ketoacid dehydrogenase subunit beta translates to MAAATSTAAAATASGTPDVRKMPIAKALNESLRTAMENDPKVLVMGEDVGKLGGVFRITDGLQKDFGEQRVIDTPLAESGIVGTAIGLALRGYRPVVEIQFDGFVFPAYDQIVTQLAKMHARALGKIKLPVVIRIPYAGGIGAVEHHSESPEALFAHVAGLKCVSPSNASDAYWMMRQSIESDDPVVFFEPKRRYWDKGEVDTTAIPAPLHAARVARQGTDLTLAAYGPMVKTCLEAATAAQEEGRSLEVVDMRSMSPIDFDTLQKSVERTGRLVVVHEAPVFLGTGSEVAARITERCFYHLEAPVLRVGGFHAPYPPARLEDEYLPGLDRVLDAVDRALAY, encoded by the coding sequence ATGGCCGCCGCTACATCCACCGCCGCTGCCGCCACCGCGTCCGGCACCCCGGACGTACGGAAGATGCCCATCGCCAAGGCGCTCAACGAATCCCTGCGCACGGCGATGGAGAACGACCCGAAGGTCCTCGTCATGGGGGAGGACGTCGGCAAGCTCGGCGGCGTCTTCCGCATCACGGACGGCCTCCAGAAGGACTTCGGCGAGCAGCGGGTCATCGACACCCCGCTCGCCGAGTCCGGGATCGTGGGCACCGCGATCGGGCTCGCGCTGCGGGGCTACCGTCCCGTCGTGGAGATCCAGTTCGACGGTTTCGTCTTCCCGGCGTACGACCAGATCGTCACGCAGCTCGCGAAGATGCACGCCCGCGCCCTGGGCAAGATCAAGCTGCCCGTCGTCATCCGCATCCCGTACGCGGGCGGCATCGGAGCCGTCGAGCACCACAGCGAGTCGCCCGAGGCGCTGTTCGCACATGTCGCGGGTCTCAAGTGCGTCTCGCCGTCGAACGCTTCGGACGCGTACTGGATGATGCGCCAGTCCATCGAGAGCGACGACCCGGTCGTCTTCTTCGAGCCCAAGCGCCGCTACTGGGACAAGGGCGAGGTGGACACCACCGCGATCCCCGCGCCCCTGCACGCGGCACGCGTCGCCCGACAGGGCACCGATCTGACGCTGGCGGCCTACGGGCCGATGGTGAAGACGTGCCTGGAGGCGGCCACCGCGGCGCAGGAGGAGGGCCGTTCGCTCGAAGTGGTCGACATGCGCTCGATGTCGCCCATCGACTTCGACACCCTCCAGAAGTCGGTCGAGAGGACCGGAAGGCTTGTGGTGGTGCACGAGGCACCCGTATTCCTGGGGACCGGCTCGGAGGTGGCCGCCAGGATCACGGAGCGCTGCTTCTACCACCTGGAGGCCCCGGTGCTGCGCGTGGGCGGGTTCCATGCGCCGTATCCGCCGGCCCGGTTGGAGGACGAGTACCTTCCGGGTCTCGACCGGGTGCTCGATGCCGTCGACCGTGCGCTGGCGTACTGA
- a CDS encoding dihydrolipoamide acetyltransferase family protein: MTESATRIREFKMPDVGEGLTEAEILKWYVQAGDTVTDGQVVCEVETAKAAVELPIPFNGAVHELRFAEGTTVDVGTAIIAVDTDPSAGPLGGEGGAEAAPPAGAPVGGAEGEGETAEAGEGEKRQPVLVGYGVAESSTKRRPRKGQPAPDAARNGDGGTQPVREAVQESVQGAVQGELNGHRGDAGHAAATSGAAPAPGTGTPGRPLAKPPVRKLAKDLGIDLATVVPTGPDGVITREDVHAAAAPAAARVPAPAAPAPPAAPPAPARTDTTAGTAAGAGERETRIPVRGVRKATAQAMVGSAFTAPHVTEFVTVDVTRTMKLVRELKQDPDMRGLRINPLLLVAKAFLVSLRRHPEANAAWDEENQEIVQKHYVNLGIAAATPRGLIVPNIKDAHAKTLPELAEALAELVSTAREGKTSPAAMQGGTVTITNVGVFGVDTGTPILNPGESAILAFGQVRQQPWVHKGKVKPRDVTTLALAFDHRLIDGELGSKVLADVAAVLEHPKRLMTWT, from the coding sequence ATGACTGAGAGCGCGACCCGCATCCGCGAGTTCAAGATGCCCGATGTGGGTGAGGGTCTGACGGAGGCAGAGATCCTCAAGTGGTACGTCCAGGCCGGTGACACGGTGACGGACGGCCAGGTCGTCTGCGAGGTCGAGACGGCCAAGGCGGCGGTCGAACTGCCCATCCCCTTCAACGGTGCCGTGCACGAGCTGCGCTTCGCCGAGGGCACCACCGTCGACGTCGGCACCGCGATCATCGCCGTCGACACCGACCCTTCGGCCGGTCCGCTCGGCGGTGAGGGCGGCGCGGAGGCCGCACCACCGGCCGGTGCCCCCGTGGGCGGGGCGGAAGGCGAAGGGGAGACAGCGGAAGCCGGCGAGGGCGAGAAGCGGCAGCCCGTGCTGGTCGGCTACGGCGTCGCGGAGTCCTCCACGAAGCGCCGCCCTCGCAAGGGGCAGCCCGCGCCGGACGCCGCGCGCAACGGTGACGGCGGCACACAGCCCGTGCGGGAGGCCGTGCAGGAGTCCGTACAGGGCGCAGTGCAGGGCGAGTTGAACGGTCACCGCGGCGACGCGGGTCACGCCGCCGCCACATCCGGTGCGGCTCCCGCCCCCGGCACCGGCACGCCCGGCCGCCCCCTGGCCAAGCCCCCGGTGCGCAAGCTCGCCAAGGACCTGGGCATCGACCTGGCGACCGTGGTGCCGACCGGCCCGGACGGCGTCATCACGCGTGAGGACGTCCACGCAGCCGCCGCGCCCGCCGCGGCACGCGTTCCCGCGCCCGCGGCTCCCGCGCCGCCGGCCGCTCCGCCCGCCCCCGCGCGGACGGACACCACGGCAGGCACCGCGGCAGGCGCCGGGGAGCGCGAGACGCGTATCCCGGTGCGCGGCGTACGCAAGGCCACCGCCCAGGCCATGGTCGGCAGCGCCTTCACCGCGCCGCACGTCACGGAGTTCGTGACCGTCGACGTGACCCGCACGATGAAGCTCGTACGGGAGCTGAAGCAGGACCCGGACATGCGGGGGCTGCGCATCAACCCGCTGCTGCTGGTCGCCAAGGCGTTCCTGGTCTCCCTGCGCCGCCATCCGGAGGCCAACGCCGCCTGGGACGAGGAGAATCAGGAGATCGTCCAGAAGCACTACGTCAATCTGGGCATCGCTGCGGCCACACCGCGGGGCCTGATCGTCCCGAACATCAAGGACGCCCACGCCAAGACCCTTCCCGAACTGGCGGAGGCGCTGGCCGAGTTGGTGTCCACCGCACGGGAGGGCAAGACCAGCCCGGCGGCGATGCAGGGCGGCACGGTGACCATCACCAACGTCGGCGTCTTCGGCGTCGACACGGGCACGCCGATCCTCAACCCAGGTGAGTCCGCCATCCTCGCCTTCGGCCAGGTACGGCAGCAGCCCTGGGTGCACAAGGGCAAGGTCAAGCCGCGTGATGTCACGACGCTGGCGCTCGCCTTCGACCACCGGCTGATCGATGGCGAACTGGGCTCGAAGGTCCTCGCGGACGTGGCGGCGGTGCTGGAGCACCCCAAGCGTCTGATGACCTGGACCTGA